The Chloracidobacterium sp. genome contains the following window.
ACCTCGGACCGCCTGGACAGATCGAGCCGTCCTATCAATGCTGCGCACCTGGTCAACCTGGATTCCGCCAACAATGGTTCCAGCCTGAACTGGCACTTGCCAAGGCCACGGTCGAACGGTCGAAGTAATCGGGCAAACCACGATCAAGGTCGATTTCTTGTTGTACTCGAGTCCAGACACAACCAGGCAGGGACGGCGCTTCTGTTGCTCATGGCCCAAGGTTGGATCCAGCGAGACCATAACAATGTCACCGCGATTATAATCAGCCATTAGGATTCCTCGCCAACTGGAGCACCAAAATCAATGATTTCGGGTTGGTTGCCTGGAATCATTTGGGAAGCCAAGTCCGCCAGGTTGAAACGAGGAACCGAGGTTCGAATCATAACACCGTCAGGAGTAGGGACCAGCTCCACTTCCTGGCCGACTTCCAAGCCCTGGGAAACCATTAATTCACGAGGGATACGGACACCAACGCCGTTTCCCCAGGTGGTGAGACGTGTAGCCATTATGCGGCCCTCTTCGGCAGGAAGTTCGACAGGGATTCAATGCGCTTTTGAAGTTGAACGAATTCCGTCATCGTCAAATTTCGGCCATGC
Protein-coding sequences here:
- a CDS encoding type II toxin-antitoxin system PemK/MazF family toxin — translated: MADYNRGDIVMVSLDPTLGHEQQKRRPCLVVSGLEYNKKSTLIVVCPITSTVRPWPWQVPVQAGTIVGGIQVDQVRSIDRTARSVQAVRGAKCPHSVLQHVQGLLDALFLR
- a CDS encoding AbrB/MazE/SpoVT family DNA-binding domain-containing protein; the protein is MATRLTTWGNGVGVRIPRELMVSQGLEVGQEVELVPTPDGVMIRTSVPRFNLADLASQMIPGNQPEIIDFGAPVGEES